GGAAATTGAATAAATTGTCCGACTGGTTCGGAGATAATCATATTATCCGCAAGAGCAAACCGGAAAACTTCCCAGCTATAGGGATACACCTGAACATAACCGCCATCATCTTGCAATTTGACCAGTATGTAGGGTTTGCCTTCTTCGTCTTGTTCAAAATCAGTAATGATACCGATGCTGCCATTGACCCAGCGGCCATCAGCATCGTTATTCAGAAGCATGATTTGTGCGTTTATTTTAAATTGAAGTTCGGTGGCCGTGGGATAAAATTCTTTTCCAAAATCACCTTTGATGGTTGCTTGAAAATGTAAAGGTTTGCCTTTGAGATTTTCCAGATGCAGTTGATTAATTTCATCCGCCTTTTTGTTGGTGGAGGTAAGGCTGATCATAAAATGATGTTCAGGTGCTGAAGGGATATTAAGCCGTGAGTTTAACTTTTGAAGATCACCTTCTTCAATATGGTTATTGCGGATACGGTTGAGCAGGTCGATAAAAATCTGGTCTTTTTGACGGTAGATTTTTTCCAGTTCAATAATCTTAAACGTGCAATGAGCAAATACATGCGCACTGAAAAAATAAGGTGTTTGGTATAGGGTTGAAAAGATTTGGGTTTCCTGGGCGGTTACTACTGGTGGCAACTGGTAGAGATCTCCCACAAAAATCATTTGGACACCACCAAAAGGTTGAATAGCGCTGGGCCCATACATGCGTAAAAACAGATCGATGCAATCGACTAGGTCCGCGCGAAGCATGGAGACTTCATCGATAATGATGGTTTTGAGCTGCTTGTAGATATTCTTTGTGCGGGGCTTAAATTCTTTATCGGCAATTTTTTGAGGGGTGATATCAATGCTGAAACCAAAAAAACGGTGAATCGTCTGACCTTTTACATTAAGGGCGGCTACACCCGTCGGTGCGAGGACCACATGATTTTTTTGGCTGTTTTTTTGAAAATAATCAAGCAGGGTTGATTTGCCGGTTCCTGCTTTTCCGGTAATAAAAAGGCTGGTACCGGTTTCTTCCATCAGCGTCAGTGCGTCTTGGAAGATGGGATTGAAATCGAGTTGTTTGGCTGAAGTGGTTTGCATGGGAAAACAGTGAATGAACAGATGGCATCAACATATCACAAATGAAGCGCGAGGGGTATAACATCTAAAATTTAATGTTTCTGCAGTTTTCGCTGCAACGTCCGCCGGTGCATTTTAAGTTCCCTGGCTGTGGCAGAAATATTGCCACCGTTGCGCTCAAGGACACTGCGTATATAGTCGGATGCTAATTGATGAACCGTTGGAAGTTGTTCCTCAATGGGCGTTTCCGGGTCGCCGTCCTTTTTATCAAATGCTGTGATGATTTCATCGACGGTAACGGGTTTGGCCAGATAATGGATAGCTCCGAGTTTGATGGCTTCAACAGCGGTTGTGATAGAAGCATATCCGGTTAATACGACAATTCGGGTATAAGGATCAATATCGATGAGTTGCGGAATCAGGTTAAGGCCAGATTGCGAGGGCATTTTTAAATCAACAAGTACATATTCGGGATTAAATTCGCGTGTAAGAAATAGTGCCTCTTCGGCACGGTGCGCCACTTTCA
This window of the Alphaproteobacteria bacterium genome carries:
- a CDS encoding AAA family ATPase — encoded protein: MQTTSAKQLDFNPIFQDALTLMEETGTSLFITGKAGTGKSTLLDYFQKNSQKNHVVLAPTGVAALNVKGQTIHRFFGFSIDITPQKIADKEFKPRTKNIYKQLKTIIIDEVSMLRADLVDCIDLFLRMYGPSAIQPFGGVQMIFVGDLYQLPPVVTAQETQIFSTLYQTPYFFSAHVFAHCTFKIIELEKIYRQKDQIFIDLLNRIRNNHIEEGDLQKLNSRLNIPSAPEHHFMISLTSTNKKADEINQLHLENLKGKPLHFQATIKGDFGKEFYPTATELQFKINAQIMLLNNDADGRWVNGSIGIITDFEQDEEGKPYILVKLQDDGGYVQVYPYSWEVFRFALADNMIISEPVGQFIQFPFRLAWAVTIHKSQGKTFDHVIIDIGRGTFAPGQMYVALSRCTSFEGIELKTPILKHHIRTDSRIISFLSYYQHQQAEKECAANDKAIAIKQAIQESSELEIIYRKNDDTTSTYLVKPISVGSQQYLGKIFPGVVAYCGQHQEERMFRIDRIMEIIKK
- a CDS encoding response regulator: MKTILLVDDDMTFCQTLERALSKKGFEVKVAHRAEEALFLTREFNPEYVLVDLKMPSQSGLNLIPQLIDIDPYTRIVVLTGYASITTAVEAIKLGAIHYLAKPVTVDEIITAFDKKDGDPETPIEEQLPTVHQLASDYIRSVLERNGGNISATARELKMHRRTLQRKLQKH